A genomic region of Vitreoscilla filiformis contains the following coding sequences:
- a CDS encoding 4'-phosphopantetheinyl transferase family protein, protein MTAHFHLQPIPPDTRPSTSDWAMLDATEHARAIRLRRPQDQALYVHAHALLRRILSQHHPVPAPAWRFTSGPHGQPALCPQHHPDAQGLRFNLSHCAGLVAVAVAWGRDVGVDVETRASLHDVDALAPLVLSPAEACHADNAPSSSLLTRQRFFLTRWTLKEATLKALGLGLGGIELPALDLAPAPPGHPSPWHTRVLTPQAPALQTRLESLWLHTQPEGDAHQWALACERHTPDERLAWQLIRHPAPSTL, encoded by the coding sequence ATGACCGCCCACTTCCACCTCCAACCCATCCCCCCCGACACCCGCCCCAGCACCAGCGATTGGGCCATGCTGGATGCCACCGAACACGCCCGCGCCATCCGCCTGCGTCGCCCGCAAGATCAAGCCCTGTACGTCCACGCCCACGCCCTGCTGAGGCGGATCCTCAGCCAGCACCATCCCGTGCCCGCGCCCGCGTGGCGCTTCACCAGCGGGCCGCACGGTCAACCCGCGCTGTGCCCCCAACACCACCCGGACGCTCAGGGGTTGCGCTTCAACCTGTCGCACTGCGCAGGTCTGGTGGCCGTGGCCGTCGCTTGGGGGCGGGACGTGGGCGTCGATGTCGAAACCCGGGCCTCGCTGCACGATGTGGACGCCCTCGCCCCGCTGGTGCTCAGCCCCGCCGAAGCTTGCCACGCCGACAACGCGCCGTCCTCTTCGCTCCTCACCCGCCAGCGCTTTTTCCTCACCCGCTGGACGCTCAAAGAAGCCACGCTCAAAGCCCTGGGCCTCGGCTTGGGAGGCATCGAACTGCCCGCACTCGACCTGGCCCCCGCACCCCCCGGCCACCCCAGCCCCTGGCACACTCGCGTGCTGACCCCGCAGGCCCCCGCCCTCCAAACTCGGCTCGAATCCCTCTGGCTGCACACCCAGCCTGAAGGCGACGCCCACCAATGGGCCTTGGCCTGCGAACGTCACACCCCGGATGAACGGCTGGCTTGGCAGCTCATCCGCCACCCCGCCCCCTCGACCCTCTAA
- a CDS encoding bifunctional acetate--CoA ligase family protein/GNAT family N-acetyltransferase yields the protein MLKLNASVAGELAAKGSLGLVSQSGSLTASILDWAKQNGVGFSNVVSLGANTSVDLAQVLDFLANDAHTQSILVYMEGITHARRFMSSLRAAAAVKPVVVMKAGRMPAGSDAALTHSAAIVGADDVFEAALRRAGVVRVRTFTQLFSAARCLASRYRPVGKRLAIITNGGGPGVLAADWTNDIGLEVARLGETQRASLALKLSPAASIGRLIDLSEEASADHYRDAVLACASDSGVDGVLVIYSPKPTCYPNADPESIAKAVIEGSAKLSKPLVACWMGDDTVRDARALLNAKPIPSFRTPESAVDAFGNIASFYQNQQLLQQTPPPLSTLATPDAEGARLLIEGVLAERRRVLTEMESKALLAAFHIPVTRTMLARSATEAMLIASQLGYPVALKIDSPDISHKTDVQGVVLNVMSAAQVRDTFNSMLTRVKRAKPEARINGVTIQPMSGKPRGREIYIGLTNDEPFGPVITFGAGGTMIELIADQAMELPPLNQFLAHRLIERARVAETLGHWRGSPPVKMEALEQVLLRVSEMVCTLPQLREMDINPIIVDDDGAVAVDARIVIEHAPQNTQAYSHLAILPYPAGLEREWPMKGGDLYRIRPIHPDDADMLQALVKSLSPQSRYFRFVSSMTELPAKMLARYTLIDYDREMALVAIHTDRVEQDDGSYQEVQRIVGVSRYITNPDQTTCEFSLVVADDFGGQGLGSRLMHAIMDVARAKGLEDIEGLVLSNNDTMLRLMRSLGFKVKPFPEDPDFKLCVKALQ from the coding sequence ATGCTCAAGCTCAACGCCAGCGTGGCCGGCGAATTGGCTGCCAAGGGGTCGCTGGGGTTGGTGTCGCAGTCGGGTTCGCTGACCGCGTCCATCCTCGACTGGGCCAAACAAAACGGCGTGGGCTTTTCCAACGTTGTCTCGCTGGGCGCCAACACCTCGGTGGATTTGGCCCAGGTGCTCGATTTCCTCGCCAACGATGCCCACACCCAAAGCATCTTGGTGTACATGGAAGGCATCACCCACGCTCGGCGTTTCATGAGCAGCCTGCGCGCTGCTGCCGCCGTCAAACCCGTGGTGGTGATGAAGGCCGGTCGGATGCCGGCGGGCAGCGATGCGGCGCTGACCCACTCCGCTGCCATCGTCGGTGCCGACGATGTGTTTGAAGCCGCCCTGCGTCGCGCTGGCGTGGTGCGCGTGCGCACCTTCACGCAACTGTTCTCGGCGGCGCGCTGCTTGGCTTCGCGCTACCGCCCGGTGGGCAAGCGTTTGGCCATCATCACCAACGGCGGCGGCCCCGGCGTGCTCGCCGCTGACTGGACGAACGACATCGGCCTGGAAGTCGCCCGCTTGGGGGAAACCCAACGCGCGTCCCTGGCACTCAAACTGTCGCCCGCCGCCTCGATTGGCCGCCTCATTGATTTGAGCGAAGAAGCCAGCGCCGATCATTACCGCGACGCCGTGCTGGCCTGCGCCAGCGATTCGGGCGTCGATGGCGTGCTGGTGATCTACTCGCCCAAGCCCACCTGCTACCCGAATGCCGACCCGGAAAGCATCGCCAAAGCGGTGATCGAAGGCAGCGCCAAACTCAGCAAACCGCTGGTGGCCTGCTGGATGGGCGACGACACCGTGCGCGACGCCCGCGCCCTGCTCAACGCCAAGCCCATCCCCAGCTTCCGCACGCCCGAATCGGCGGTGGATGCGTTCGGCAACATCGCCAGCTTCTACCAAAACCAGCAGTTGTTGCAGCAAACGCCGCCGCCGCTGTCCACCCTGGCCACGCCGGACGCCGAAGGCGCACGCTTGCTCATCGAAGGCGTGTTGGCCGAGCGCCGCCGCGTGCTCACCGAAATGGAATCCAAGGCCCTGCTGGCCGCCTTCCACATCCCGGTGACGCGCACCATGCTGGCCCGCAGCGCCACCGAGGCCATGCTCATTGCCAGCCAGTTGGGCTACCCGGTGGCATTGAAAATCGATTCGCCGGACATCAGCCATAAAACCGATGTGCAGGGCGTGGTGCTCAACGTCATGAGCGCCGCCCAGGTGCGCGACACCTTCAACAGCATGTTGACCCGCGTGAAACGCGCCAAACCCGAAGCGCGCATCAACGGCGTGACCATCCAGCCGATGAGCGGCAAGCCGCGTGGGCGCGAGATCTACATCGGCCTGACCAATGACGAGCCGTTCGGCCCCGTCATCACCTTTGGCGCGGGCGGCACCATGATCGAACTCATCGCCGACCAAGCAATGGAACTGCCGCCGTTGAACCAGTTCTTGGCGCATCGCCTGATCGAGCGGGCCCGCGTGGCCGAAACGCTGGGCCACTGGCGCGGCTCGCCGCCGGTGAAGATGGAAGCGTTGGAACAGGTGCTGCTGCGCGTGTCGGAAATGGTGTGTACCCTGCCGCAACTGCGCGAAATGGACATCAACCCCATCATCGTGGACGACGATGGGGCGGTGGCGGTGGATGCACGCATCGTCATCGAGCACGCGCCGCAAAACACCCAGGCTTACAGCCACTTGGCGATCCTGCCCTACCCGGCGGGCTTGGAGCGCGAATGGCCGATGAAGGGGGGCGACCTGTACCGCATCCGCCCGATCCACCCGGACGATGCCGACATGCTGCAAGCCCTGGTGAAGAGCCTGAGCCCGCAGAGCCGCTACTTCCGTTTCGTCAGCTCGATGACCGAGCTGCCGGCCAAGATGCTGGCGCGCTACACCCTGATCGACTATGACCGCGAAATGGCCCTGGTGGCCATCCACACCGACCGCGTCGAGCAGGACGACGGCAGTTACCAAGAGGTGCAGCGCATCGTTGGGGTGTCGCGGTACATCACCAACCCGGACCAGACGACGTGTGAGTTTTCCCTCGTTGTGGCCGATGACTTCGGCGGGCAAGGCCTGGGTTCACGCCTGATGCATGCCATCATGGACGTGGCGCGCGCCAAGGGCCTGGAGGACATCGAGGGCTTGGTGCTGTCCAACAACGACACCATGTTGCGCCTGATGCGCAGCCTGGGGTTCAAGGTCAAGCCTTTCCCGGAAGATCCTGATTTTAAGTTGTGCGTTAAGGCACTTCAGTAA
- a CDS encoding P-loop NTPase fold protein: protein MTFGLLEQMQRGFVMFCFDRLPIPFIILFAYIAFFVFQLAAGVSAVLAVNSVTLGSVAGLVIGDGFVTEVAEKESKKEKSACGSGDAASQNSESQSESMAGKKEYAMIDNRVVFYCASNAAKTKDAAAEADKKPDEKGEFSLASSLPWFVLALMFQYFARRYWWMLRVSWQVEKTGSSSDLYKLDDRYTLLPSQKKLVDTIVSDICRSSNAGRMIAIRGGWGSGKSTVLRGLIRQFLSLKSEPSERNFTMNPIYISAWQEEAEDDIEFRLIANIVKDPVVFWAVAPCLTNKLLH, encoded by the coding sequence TTGACTTTCGGTCTTCTTGAACAGATGCAGAGAGGTTTTGTGATGTTTTGCTTTGATCGGCTTCCTATCCCTTTTATTATATTATTCGCGTATATCGCGTTTTTTGTTTTTCAGCTTGCGGCCGGTGTGTCTGCTGTTTTGGCAGTTAACTCTGTGACGTTGGGGTCAGTTGCAGGTTTGGTGATAGGCGATGGTTTTGTTACTGAGGTTGCTGAGAAAGAGAGCAAGAAAGAAAAATCCGCTTGTGGATCGGGTGATGCGGCATCTCAAAACTCTGAAAGTCAATCAGAATCAATGGCTGGTAAAAAAGAATATGCCATGATCGATAACAGAGTGGTTTTTTACTGTGCGAGCAATGCGGCAAAGACAAAAGATGCGGCTGCTGAAGCAGATAAAAAGCCGGATGAAAAAGGAGAATTTAGTCTAGCCAGTTCGCTCCCGTGGTTTGTGCTTGCGCTGATGTTTCAATATTTCGCGAGGCGGTACTGGTGGATGTTGCGAGTTAGTTGGCAGGTTGAGAAAACAGGCAGTTCTTCAGATTTGTACAAATTGGATGATAGATATACGTTGCTGCCAAGTCAGAAAAAGTTGGTTGATACCATTGTTAGTGATATTTGCAGATCTTCCAATGCGGGGCGAATGATTGCAATTCGCGGTGGATGGGGGTCTGGTAAGAGTACCGTGTTACGTGGATTGATTCGCCAATTCCTATCGCTCAAGAGTGAGCCGAGCGAGAGAAATTTTACCATGAATCCTATATATATCAGTGCTTGGCAAGAAGAGGCTGAGGATGATATTGAGTTTAGGCTTATTGCAAACATAGTGAAAGATCCCGTTGTTTTTTGGGCGGTTGCCCCTTGTCTGACCAATAAGCTCCTCCACTAG
- a CDS encoding P-loop NTPase fold protein, translating into MATVGYATKTRAFFLASFIDGLIVKMKPHESTEVSVTFKNQSPLKLDYQEDLRRVLKALRVRETRLVVIVDEIERGAAKCVQQTLALLRRSFEIPGITVVLPYVKDVVDEMAFQPVRVGVADMVNVTYATLAASPKLREIVSVFPEKNKDKEADGAQVKSDRDDVAGSVQESSGVVSDKIQSGKSSDLEVNTWDADDFWKRLLKGFYSEEFEQSERLQLINRMRNKYLSAEHNIPTNQWSDLYFLVVEHPLFADLEKSELIAAIVCGERGGDYYADTVTLLKKLAVLQGEDRRAEVQRIADYQSFVAGTLDDAVFKMSPGALSLRTFMGHVNKILGSYLAKSGEAPRFLLGLDLKGLVEQQEQQEQQARQTYSGMTFPEKILSAFLFFLVAVALTMTRAEEGDNDE; encoded by the coding sequence TTGGCAACTGTTGGTTATGCAACAAAAACTAGGGCATTCTTTTTAGCGTCGTTTATTGATGGTTTGATTGTTAAAATGAAGCCGCATGAAAGCACGGAAGTGTCGGTGACATTCAAAAATCAGTCCCCGTTAAAATTGGATTATCAAGAAGATTTGCGGCGTGTTTTGAAGGCGCTGCGCGTACGCGAGACTCGATTGGTTGTCATTGTGGATGAGATAGAGCGTGGGGCTGCCAAGTGTGTGCAGCAAACCTTGGCGCTGCTGCGTAGAAGTTTTGAGATTCCTGGGATTACGGTTGTTCTCCCTTATGTCAAGGATGTGGTCGATGAAATGGCTTTCCAGCCCGTAAGAGTTGGGGTTGCTGACATGGTTAACGTGACCTATGCGACATTGGCTGCATCGCCAAAACTACGAGAAATTGTCAGTGTCTTTCCAGAAAAAAACAAAGATAAGGAGGCAGATGGCGCACAAGTAAAAAGTGATCGTGATGATGTCGCCGGATCTGTGCAAGAGTCAAGTGGCGTGGTTTCCGATAAAATCCAGAGTGGAAAAAGTTCGGATTTAGAGGTGAATACTTGGGATGCTGACGATTTTTGGAAAAGATTATTGAAGGGGTTTTATAGTGAAGAATTTGAGCAATCGGAGCGATTGCAGTTAATCAATAGAATGCGCAATAAATACCTGTCTGCTGAGCATAATATACCGACCAATCAGTGGAGTGATTTGTATTTTTTGGTTGTGGAGCATCCATTATTTGCCGACTTGGAGAAAAGTGAATTAATCGCAGCCATTGTCTGTGGAGAAAGGGGAGGGGATTACTATGCGGATACAGTGACTCTGCTTAAAAAACTAGCGGTATTGCAAGGTGAGGATCGGCGGGCAGAGGTTCAGCGCATTGCTGATTATCAAAGTTTCGTAGCCGGTACTCTGGACGATGCCGTTTTTAAAATGTCCCCTGGTGCGTTAAGTTTGCGTACATTTATGGGGCATGTTAATAAAATTCTTGGTTCGTATCTGGCTAAGTCGGGTGAGGCTCCGCGATTTTTGCTGGGCTTAGACTTAAAAGGGTTGGTTGAGCAACAGGAGCAACAGGAGCAGCAGGCGCGACAGACATATTCTGGAATGACTTTCCCAGAGAAAATTTTGAGTGCGTTTTTGTTTTTCCTCGTTGCCGTTGCTTTAACCATGACTCGTGCTGAAGAAGGAGATAATGATGAGTGA
- a CDS encoding HAMP domain-containing sensor histidine kinase, producing MKSLYLRIWLTVVVALALFAIVTGWMIQSHLLHERTQKDAELAERMAGWGEMIQNSLPDASAHPGAQAEALRAWSRKLRVPMAMDDANGQRIGASDDFYTSSPRPPMAIALDDGRILWMSRPPRRGPGSDPDTPLRDRSAFRPGEGAPPPGGLNDRGLPDFDNAPPPLPGWRKLGPPWPPFTRDLTAMISLLALLFVAVAAGAYPVVRRLTRRLEHLQQGVEAFGAGRLGQRVNVEGRDEVATLARSFNQAAERIETLIRSNQNLLANASHELRSPLARLKMAVAMWADAPPHAQANLHHEINANIHELDTLVDEVLLSSRLEAGAAMTMDDRIDLLGLAAEEGARVGADVEGETLTVLGSDRLLRRALRNLLENARRYAGDNIAVHVQRDGADAVRVEVCDRGPGVPEAERERIFEPFYRMSGHAEREGGVGLGLALVRQIARRHGGDVVCTPREAAAVVLRSRCRRSACKRSDAGGALGA from the coding sequence ATGAAATCGCTGTACCTGCGCATCTGGCTCACGGTGGTGGTGGCGTTGGCGTTGTTTGCCATCGTCACCGGATGGATGATCCAAAGCCATCTGCTGCACGAGCGCACCCAAAAGGATGCCGAACTGGCCGAACGCATGGCCGGCTGGGGCGAGATGATCCAAAACTCGCTGCCAGACGCCTCGGCTCATCCTGGTGCGCAGGCCGAAGCCCTGCGTGCATGGTCACGCAAGCTGCGGGTGCCCATGGCGATGGACGATGCCAATGGACAACGCATCGGCGCTTCCGACGATTTCTACACATCAAGCCCACGCCCACCCATGGCCATTGCGCTGGACGATGGCCGCATCCTGTGGATGAGCCGCCCGCCACGTCGCGGCCCGGGCAGCGACCCGGACACGCCCCTGCGTGACCGGTCAGCCTTCCGCCCTGGGGAAGGTGCTCCTCCGCCGGGCGGCCTGAATGACCGGGGCCTGCCCGACTTTGACAACGCCCCACCGCCATTGCCGGGATGGCGCAAACTCGGCCCCCCGTGGCCCCCGTTCACACGCGACTTGACCGCCATGATCAGCTTATTGGCGCTGTTGTTTGTGGCCGTGGCGGCTGGGGCCTATCCGGTGGTGCGGCGCTTGACACGGCGGCTGGAGCATTTGCAGCAGGGGGTCGAGGCTTTTGGTGCGGGGCGGCTGGGGCAGCGTGTGAATGTCGAAGGGCGCGATGAGGTCGCGACATTGGCCCGCAGTTTCAACCAAGCCGCCGAGCGAATTGAGACCCTCATCCGCTCGAATCAAAACCTGCTGGCCAACGCCAGCCACGAGCTACGCTCTCCGCTGGCACGCCTAAAAATGGCGGTGGCCATGTGGGCCGACGCGCCCCCCCACGCACAGGCGAACCTGCACCACGAGATCAACGCCAACATCCACGAGCTGGACACGCTGGTGGATGAGGTGTTGTTGTCCAGCCGCTTGGAAGCTGGCGCCGCGATGACGATGGACGATCGGATCGATCTGCTGGGTTTGGCAGCCGAAGAAGGTGCCCGCGTCGGGGCCGATGTGGAAGGCGAAACGCTGACGGTGCTCGGCAGTGACCGGCTGTTGCGCCGCGCACTGCGCAATTTGTTGGAGAACGCCCGCCGCTACGCCGGTGACAACATCGCCGTTCACGTTCAGCGCGACGGTGCGGACGCGGTGCGGGTGGAGGTCTGTGACCGAGGCCCCGGCGTGCCCGAGGCTGAGCGCGAACGCATCTTCGAGCCGTTCTACCGCATGAGCGGCCACGCCGAACGCGAGGGCGGCGTTGGGCTGGGTTTGGCACTCGTGCGCCAGATCGCCCGGCGCCACGGCGGTGATGTGGTGTGTACGCCACGCGAGGCGGCGGCAGTTGTTTTGCGCTCACGCTGCCGGCGCAGCGCCTGCAAGCGTAGCGACGCTGGCGGCGCGCTCGGGGCGTAG
- a CDS encoding winged helix-turn-helix domain-containing protein — MTVSLLNGHVSPLPTTMGWGGAAADTMSAKLLLIDDDHRLTAMVGDYLRVQGYDVSVAGSLATGRQMLLSQPFEALVLDLMLPDGNGLDLTRELRAHPRTRRLPLLMLTARGEPMDRILGLELGADDYLPKPFEPRELLARVKALLRRAAPEPAADEVLVFGRLEIDLGAREARLDGRRCDLTSHQFDLLVVLARSPGRVLSRDQIMDSLKGHPMEAFDRSIDVHVSRIRAVIEEDAKNPKRVLTVRGTGYVFARKQDMDGTD; from the coding sequence ATGACGGTTTCCTTACTGAACGGGCACGTGTCCCCCCTGCCCACCACGATGGGCTGGGGCGGCGCGGCTGCCGACACCATGTCCGCCAAGCTGCTGCTCATCGATGACGATCACCGCCTCACCGCCATGGTGGGGGATTATTTGCGCGTCCAAGGCTACGACGTGAGCGTGGCCGGCTCCCTGGCCACCGGGCGCCAGATGCTGCTGTCCCAGCCGTTCGAAGCCCTGGTGCTCGACCTGATGTTGCCCGACGGCAATGGGCTGGACTTGACGCGGGAGCTGCGGGCCCATCCCCGCACCCGTCGCCTGCCGTTGCTGATGTTGACGGCACGCGGCGAGCCCATGGACCGCATCCTCGGTCTCGAATTGGGCGCCGACGACTACCTGCCCAAACCGTTCGAACCCCGCGAACTGCTGGCCCGTGTCAAAGCCTTGCTGCGCCGCGCCGCGCCGGAACCCGCCGCCGACGAAGTGCTGGTGTTTGGCCGCTTGGAAATCGACCTGGGCGCACGCGAAGCCCGTCTCGATGGCCGGCGCTGCGACCTGACCAGCCACCAGTTCGATCTGCTGGTGGTGCTGGCACGCAGCCCCGGGCGGGTGCTCAGCCGCGATCAAATCATGGATTCCCTCAAGGGCCATCCCATGGAGGCGTTTGACCGCTCGATCGATGTCCACGTCTCGCGCATCCGCGCCGTGATTGAGGAGGACGCCAAAAATCCGAAGCGGGTGTTGACGGTGCGCGGCACCGGCTACGTCTTCGCCCGCAAACAAGACATGGACGGCACGGACTGA
- a CDS encoding Spy/CpxP family protein refolding chaperone → MSKLSLSARRALGGLSLVAMMASAVAVAQPMEGRGPGGGGRGGPGAGGCEPQAMAPSVLPMGPGLDRLLEDIKASTEQRDQIRKIVQQARQAEQDSQRSTHEQLLQAFVAADAAKAETARQQTLSRHDAASKRANQVLLDVAKVLTAEQRKQLVERLKQRQEGGPDRDGAASGTPRR, encoded by the coding sequence ATGTCGAAGTTGTCACTGTCGGCCCGCCGTGCGCTGGGGGGTCTCTCGCTGGTGGCCATGATGGCCAGTGCCGTGGCGGTGGCCCAGCCCATGGAAGGGCGCGGCCCAGGTGGCGGCGGTCGCGGTGGCCCAGGCGCAGGGGGGTGTGAACCCCAAGCCATGGCGCCCAGCGTCCTGCCGATGGGCCCGGGGCTGGATCGCCTGCTGGAAGACATCAAAGCCAGCACCGAACAACGCGACCAGATCCGCAAAATCGTCCAACAAGCCCGCCAAGCGGAACAAGACAGCCAGCGCAGCACCCACGAACAACTGCTGCAAGCTTTCGTGGCCGCCGACGCCGCCAAGGCCGAGACCGCTCGCCAGCAAACCCTGTCGCGCCATGACGCCGCCAGCAAGCGCGCCAACCAAGTGCTGCTGGACGTGGCCAAGGTGTTGACCGCCGAACAGCGCAAACAACTGGTGGAACGCCTCAAACAACGTCAAGAAGGCGGCCCGGATCGCGACGGCGCCGCCAGCGGCACCCCACGTCGTTGA